The following are encoded together in the Argopecten irradians isolate NY chromosome 5, Ai_NY, whole genome shotgun sequence genome:
- the LOC138324184 gene encoding uncharacterized protein — protein sequence MSAITQSQIQCSFSDKHMSAITQSQIQCSFSDKHMSAITQSPIQCSFSDKHMSAITQSPIQCSFSDKHMSAITQSPIQCSFSDKHMSAITHQSPIQCSFSDKHMSAITQSPIQCSFSDKHMSAITQSPIQCSFSDKHMSAITQSPIQCSFSDKHMSAITQSPIQCSFSDKHMSAITQSPIQCSFSDKHMSAITQSPIQCSFSVKHMSAITSPQYSVASVINTCQPSPSPQYSVASVINTCQPSLSPQYLVASVINTCQPSLSPQYSVASVINTCQPSRSLQYSVASVINTCQPSLSPQYSVASVINTCLPSLSPQYSVASVINTCQPSLSPQYSVASVINTCQPSLSPQYSVASVINTCQPSLSPQYSVASVINTCQPSLSPQYSVASVLNTCLPSLSPQYSVASVINTCQPSLSPQYSVASVINTCQPSLSPQYSVASVINTCQPSPSPQYSVASVIYTC from the coding sequence ATGTCAGCCATCACTCAGTCCCAAATACAGTGTAGCTTCAGTGATAAACACATGTCAGCCATCACTCAGTCCCAAATACAGTGTAGCTTCAGTGATAAACACATGTCAGCCATCACTCAGTCCCCAATACAGTGTAGCTTCAGTGATAAACACATGTCAGCCATCACTCAGTCCCCAATACAGTGTAGCTTCAGTGATAAACACATGTCAGCCATCACTCAGTCCCCAATACAGTGTAGCTTCAGTGATAAACACATGTCAGCCATCACTCATCAGTCCCCAATACAGTGTAGCTTCAGTGATAAACACATGTCAGCCATCACTCAGTCCCCAATACAGTGTAGCTTCAGTGATAAACACATGTCAGCCATCACTCAGTCCCCAATACAGTGTAGCTTCAGTGATAAACACATGTCAGCCATCACTCAGTCCCCAATACAGTGTAGCTTCAGTGATAAACACATGTCAGCCATCACTCAGTCCCCAATACAGTGTAGCTTCAGTGATAAACACATGTCAGCCATCACTCAGTCCCCAATACAGTGTAGCTTCAGTGATAAACACATGTCAGCCATCACTCAGTCCCCAATACAGTGTAGCTTCAGTGTTAAACACATGTCAGCCATCACCAGTCCCCAATACAGTGTAGCTTCAGTGATAAACACATGTCAGCCATCACCCAGTCCCCAATACAGTGTAGCTTCAGTGATAAACACATGTCAGCCATCACTCAGTCCCCAATACCTTGTAGCTTCAGTGATAAACACATGTCAGCCATCACTCAGTCCCCAATACAGTGTAGCTTCAGTGATAAACACATGTCAGCCATCACGCAGTCTTCAATACAGTGTAGCTTCAGTGATAAACACATGTCAGCCATCACTCAGTCCCCAATACAGTGTAGCTTCAGTGATAAACACATGTCTACCATCACTCAGTCCCCAATACAGTGTAGCTTCAGTGATAAACACATGTCAGCCATCACTCAGTCCCCAATACAGTGTAGCTTCAGTGATAAACACATGTCAGCCATCACTCAGTCCCCAATACAGTGTAGCTTCAGTGATAAACACATGTCAGCCATCACTCAGTCCCCAATACAGTGTAGCTTCAGTGATAAACACATGTCAGCCATCACTCAGTCCCCAATACAGTGTAGCTTCAGTGTTAAACACATGTCTACCATCACTCAGTCCCCAATACAGTGTAGCTTCAGTGATAAACACATGTCAGCCATCACTCAGTCCCCAATACAGTGTAGCTTCAGTGATAAACACATGTCAGCCATCACTCAGTCCCCAATACAGTGTAGCTTCAGTGATAAACACATGTCAGCCATCACCCAGTCCCCAATACAGTgtagcttcagtgatatacaCATGTTAG